One Cervus canadensis isolate Bull #8, Minnesota chromosome 12, ASM1932006v1, whole genome shotgun sequence DNA window includes the following coding sequences:
- the TBC1D31 gene encoding TBC1 domain family member 31 isoform X7, with protein MWHFSTFRRNTPSEAGSYSGYYRVNWCQHWFEYFPNPPINILSMIENVLAFHDKELLQHFINHDVTSQLYAWPLLETVFSEVLTREEWLKLFDNVFSNHPSFLLMTVVAYNVCSRAPLLNCKRKDDFEYFFHHRNNLDISAVIREVYRLLDTTPTDIHPDNMLDAFVALTKGQYPVFNQYPKFIVDYQTQERERIRNDELDYLRERQAVEDMQAEVDQQRVEDEAWYQKQELLRRAEETRREILLQEEEKMIQQRQRLAAVRRELKVKEMHLQDAARRRLLQLQQDQREMELRRLDDEIERKVRMRDGEIAATAKDLEMRHLELESQKRLYEKNLSRNQEAVAKEMRENADAYRQKADLEEHMFHRLIGTDQTQNQKIHKLIEENLAKAEQACLNTDWRIQALHKQRCSDLHRNECYQEIAKLLRKNRKKEMEVLNAMMEGEAKKWEEAEEKDFHLKSEKKTAALSDASRRWFLEKEIHDAQHPCDKVVPKCRDEQVASGCLPRTSQLNDISEMESLTQISLNQRKMHWDAMEQDLMERVRNLRQRLATQAQNRCQTPHLLAT; from the exons tcaATTGGTGTCAACACTGGTTTGAATATTTTCCTAATCCTCCTATCAATATTCTTAGTATGATAGAAAATGTTTTGGCATTTCATGACAAGGAACTCCTGCAACACTTCATAAATCATGATGTAACTTCCCAG ctgTATGCATGGCCTCTTCTTGAAACTGTGTTCTCAGAAGTACTGACAAGAGAGGAATGGCTCAAATTATTTGATAATGTCTTTTCCAACCATCCTTCGTTCCTCCTGATGACTGTTGTGGCCTACAACGTATGTTCTCGAGCACCTTTGCTCAACTGTAAGCGTAAAGATGATTTTGAG TATTTTTTTCACCATCGGAATAACCTGGATATAAGTGCTGTAATTAGAGAGGTGTATCGTCTCCTGGATACCACACCCACTGATATCCATCCAGACAACATGCTTGATGCTTTTGTTGCGCTGACCAAAGGGCAATATCCAGTGTTTAATCAATATCCCAAGTTCATTGTGGACTATCAGACACAAGAACGAGAAAGAATACGGAATGATGAATTGGATTACTTAAGAGAGAG GCAGGCAGTTGAAGACATGCAAGCTGAAGTCGACCAGCAAAGAGTTGAAGATGAAGCTTGGTACCAAAAACAGGAACTGCTTCGTAGAGCTGAGGAAACAAGGAGAGAAATACTCTTACAAGAGGAGGAAAAGATGATACAGCAAAGACAGAG ACTAGCTGCTGTGAGAAGAGAGTTGAAAGTAAAGGAAATGCACTTACAAGATGCTGCAAGAAGACGTCTCCTGCAGCTTCAACAAGATCAGCGTGAAATGGAGCTAAGAAGACTGGATGATGAAATTGAGAGAAAG GTACGCatgagagatggagaaattgctGCCACAGCCAAAGACCTGGAAATGAGGCATCTGGAGCTCGAATCACAAAAAAGACTCTATGAGAAG aatctCTCTAGAAATCAAGAAGCTGTTGCaaaagaaatgagggaaaatGCAGATGCCTATAGACAGAAAGCGGATCTTGAAGAACACATGTTTCATAGACTGATAGGAACCGATCAAACTCAGAACCAAAAAATTCATAAG TTAATTGAAGAAAATTTGGCGAAAGCGGAACAAGCATGTCTAAATACTGACTGGCGAATTCAAGCTTTACATAAACAAAGGTGCAGTGATCTACACCGAAATGAATGTTACCAAGAAATAGCTAAACTCCTTcggaaaaacaggaagaaagaaatggaagtatTAAACGCCATGATGGAAGGGGAAGCTAAAAAG TGGGAGGAAGCTGAAGAAAAAGACTTTCatttgaaatcagaaaagaaaactgctgcTCTTTCAGATGCATCTAGAAGATGGTTCCTAGAGAAAGAGATACATGATGCTCAGCATCCGTGTGATAAAG TAGTACCCAAGTGCCGAGATGAACAGGTCGCCTCAGGCTGTCTGCCTAGAACCTCACAATTAAATGACATTTCTGAAATGGAGTCCTTGACACAGA tttcattaaACCAGAGAAAAATGCATTGGGACGCCATGGAACAGGATCTCATGGAGAGAGTGAGGAACCTCCGCCAGAGACTCGCCACCCAGGCTCAGAACAGGTGTCAAACGCCTCACCTTTTGGCCACATAG